In Candidatus Methanomethylicota archaeon, the genomic stretch TTAATATATCATAACCATATTTTAAAAAAATATTACATTAAACATAGAAAAATTTAAATTCATCATCAACATCATAAATAATGATAACATCAAAAGTGAAGGTGAAATCCATGGTTAAATGTAAGAAATGTGGAACCGAAGTTAGCACACCAATAAAGACTTGGGTACTAGCACCAAAGGGGAGAAGACCCGTAACAATGGGACTATACAAATGCCCAGCTTGCGGAGCATACTTCAGAGCTGGAGTAAAGTAGAAATAAACCAATAAA encodes the following:
- a CDS encoding chromatin protein Cren7; this encodes MITSKVKVKSMVKCKKCGTEVSTPIKTWVLAPKGRRPVTMGLYKCPACGAYFRAGVK